In one window of Erinaceus europaeus chromosome 17, mEriEur2.1, whole genome shotgun sequence DNA:
- the LOC132534050 gene encoding coiled-coil domain-containing protein 81-like, protein MVAIAGHYSRDTVEGCIKETLQLLSRSICTRKKVEFTFQGIGILTIENDKVKMKFFQDFLSAVDTSGNLEKGIAKKPQNVSSTIANIKNSKRSPNCVL, encoded by the exons ATGGTTGCCATAGCGGGGCATTATAGCAGGGACACAGTCGAAGGATGCATTAAAGAAACTCTGCAGCTCTTATCACGATCAATCTGCACACGAAAGAAAGTTGAATTTACTTTCCAAGGAATCGGTATCCTTACAAttgaaaatgacaaagtaaaaatgaaattttttcagGACTTCTTGTCTGCAGTGGATACAAGTGGCAATCTGGAAAAAGGTATTGCAAAG AAACCTCAAAATGTCAGTTCAACTATAGCAAACATCAAAAATTCGAAGAGAAGTCCAAACTGTGTTCTTTAA